The Chanodichthys erythropterus isolate Z2021 chromosome 1, ASM2448905v1, whole genome shotgun sequence genome segment ttttaatgtttactgttctattatgttggtatttaaaagtttctgttaattaatagttttggGGTTATATTGTGGTGAAgtgttgcacttgtgcttgggttgaggacctgctaacaaactttcaaattactttaataagaaaataatccctgtggtagtgctctgggttgcatttcccaaaaacattgtaagcctatgttgattgtaaaaccattgccaTCAATGGACTTATGGtcaatttaggctttacaatgtttttggttaaggcaatttaggatgaatccggattcacatctagatttctaacacagaacatcacaaaagttatgtaaatcacaaaattaaacaagaagaattaattgtaaaaaccAATGTATATGAaagcaatttatttatttattattttttatttattttccaaaacaaattagttgggctgacactattaaaataagctgtgcccaaccatagtaaataagttgaatcaaccttaataaattaagttgacccaacgtaagtacattaaattggaataacagaattgcatgatgctgaaataaagcaacttaatcatgtggaaatcctttccttgattttttttatgttcgttcaaagagttattttttttaaagtgtaatatgTGGCTCATGGTAATATCAATGTTGTGTTCATCAAGCTTGTAGAGGTACTTACACTGTTTAATAGTTTGGAAAGATTGTAATGTTTTGGAATACAAAGCACAATGTCTGTTAATAAGACGATTCCAATTAAATATTGTTAATCTGTCGTTTTTATGTCTATTTAAGTAAAGCATAATTCATACAACAATATCAGTGTTATACTGTATACATGATATACAATAAAACCGTTTTTCTATCAGTGAGTGCTGCGTGCAAAGTTGtacactattatttaaaaagaaagtgTGATAAATAGCGTGGATCATCGGATGCTCGATGGCAGTCCCAGTCCCGGTCATTAACTACGCATTGCGTTCTGGTTGATGGAGCTGATGTGAAGTATGCATTGATGCAGTTTAAGCATGATCTTTCACATGGATTATAGCAGTATTTATAGCAGGGTGTTGTTAGTTTCCAGTAGGAAGTTTTGACTTTTCTTGAACCTCTTCTAGACAGCATGTTTTGTTTGTGAAGGGTTCTAGATTGTGATAAGAGTAGTTTCAGGAAAGCATCCTTTTAAGATTAATCTTCTTATGCAGCCAGTCCTGCCTGAATGCAGAAATATTCTGACTTTAGATGAAGATACAAAATGTGATGGATTACAGTGTGCATTCATCAGATACTATGATGTACCGTTCTTGAATTAGAAATTAAccttctgtttgtgtgtgtgtgtgtgtgtgtgtgtgtgtgtgtgtgtgtgtgtgtgtgtgtgtgtgtgtgtgtgtgtgtgtgtgtgtgtgtgtgtgtgtgtgtgtgtgtgttaccaaCAAGTCATTTAGGATTCTTATAGTCAATAAGAGCCTTTAATGGAGTTATGGCAAAGGTGATTTCACTAACCTGCTCTTAGTCACCATTGACAGCCCTTAAAGCCTCTGTTTCCCACTGATAGAAGAGACCAGGGTTAGACGCTATTACACTATTACTTCCCAGAAAAAGATGACCTTTTATAACAATAGGCTTTTtaaccaaatgtaaacaatgtacAAGGtaacatacaaaaatatatcCTTTTGGCCAACAGAAATTGAAAAAATTGTAGAAattacaacataaaaaaaatgtgacaacttgccccgaACCTCCGACCTTTGACCTGAGAACACAATCCACACCTGGTTTTGTTGTGTTCACCTATTAAATTTTAAACGTGTAATTTAAGGCAATCTTTTTAGAATCAAAATACAGAGTATAATTGGCCCTTTGGCTCATAATGTCACAGTTACTGAAATATAGCCcttgtgacaactagccccggtcTCCTATAATAACAATATTTTCGAAATGGGAGTTTTAAAACAGAATTATCTAGAAAATAAACAATTCCACATATAAAGTAACATTCTTTCCACCATTTACTAATAAGTGAAATCAATTATCAAGTACTTCCATTTAGTAAACACTACAGCAACAATAAATCCCCAGAATCAGAGGATtcataaattctgtcatttgatGTTTATACTCTGTGTATGTATATAGACTTTAGAGTCTAAGCTGTATggaaaatatacagtacaatatcatatttaatttacatttatacatttatgtatttacaGGGAGTTTTGATACTGTGCAAGTcaaatatttctcatttaatataTACAAACAATATATACATCAGTGGCACCAAGAATTATTTGAACACCAGAGTCGcacttaaaaatgtctgaatgccATTGCGTTAGGGAAAAAAGATGGCATGTTGTAAAGAAATATAGCACAGGCACATTTTACTGagttttaaatgataaaaccATAGATATACCGAGAGCTGACTTCTCTTAAAATCACCAAAACACCAGTTTATTAAAAGATATTGAGTGTTTCTTCAGCTATGGGCACTTTTGGCCTTTTAGACAAACTCCTTTTGTTTAATTTGTCTGCTAGCATACTGTATATGCATCACTTctgaaccattttttttctgaaacaacaaatgtttaatagcattctgtggtggaaatgacatttctaagtccccctgtggtgaaaaatcaacattttaatgttgtttatatgctTTAAGAGAAACCATGtgcattgctgagtattttctccttaaaactgcagtgatctaaagacagAAACgcagtttgaaatcgctggtgtttgtgacatcacaaactaccttgtaaccaatcatgtcaacatgtgggcgggctttagcatatcattaactatgagcgctctgaagcaggagagtatatttttcttttaatatgaaaaatcgGGTAGATTTATCAGTATAGCGGGTTTATGATgaatattacgatgttatgatgaactttATGCCTTTGAGTTGTTCAAAGTGTTTCTAATGAtacgggaacatggtttgtgtaacattagcaacatattattattagataagcaaaaggctaatcatattaattaccattaTGTGTTTGacgttgtaaaaagcgataccattgtgcagcgtttacctcggtaagttgaccgagtggatctctgagctgtgcgagtgagtggaggcggggctaattagcatattcatatatCCATGTATACTAAATGATGCAAGAGTGTAGAGaaacattcaagctattttaaggaatgaagaaaaaattttacattttaaatatgtaaaaacttttaaaggaaaaaatgattaactacagggggactttaaatgttttgggaaTAAATTGGCCAACCATTTAGTGTGTGAAAACTAATCATATTTCAAATGATAAATATTTCTCTATTTGTTAGCTCATCATAGCTTTAAGAATGCaatatttgattaaatattatgttatgtaatattttattttgcatgcaTTAAAAGGCAGTagtgaaaataaataatgaaaggTTTGTGAGTGAGTGCCCATGGTTGACGAAACACTTGATTGCAAATAAATCAAAAGGCCATGATAAGTTTGCAGATTCcacttgggtttttttttttttttttttgtaattcatacatttaaatcTTGCCTTAAGCGTCCAACTGCGAGTCTCTCAGGCGCGCCGCGTCGTCGAGCAAACGATTTTCTTAAAAGACTTTCTGAAGTCCCTGTTGAAAATCGTGTAAATGATGGGATTCACTGAGCTGTTGCAGTATCCAATCCAGAAGAAGAGCTTGAAAAGTGCCTCGGGCGGCATGCAGCTCTCCCTGCAGATGGCCTGGAGACTGTAAGTGAAGAAAAAAGGGAACCAGCAGAGGACAAACACCCCCATGACCACCGCCAGCACGAAGGTGAAGCGTTTCTCTCGCATCTGAGCCACTTTGGTTTTGGACACGACCGCGAGCTGCTTGCTGCTCTGCTCCTGATGGGAAACCCAGGAGATCCGGCAGGTCCTCTGCTGCGGGCAGCAGCGCGCACCGTCCACCCGCCTGCGCTTGGagaagcgcgagctcttgggttTGCTGTCCGACGTCGCGCTCTCCTCCAGGTCGATGTCATCCAGCTCCTCCTGTCCCTGGTTGCTCTCGGAGCTGTTGCTGCTCGGAGACTCCTTCTCAAACTTAGTTTTCCTCACAAAACACGTCTCGGACTGGGAAGGCTGCCTCTCCAGACCGTTCTTAGCCACGAATACGGTGGACGAGCGCTGTTTGGCGACGCGGTAGATTTTACAGTACACCGTGATCATGATGAACCCCGGCGCGAAAAACGACACCACGCACGAGGAGAGGATGTACCAGGTCTCGTCGTTTATTAAACACACATTCTCGTTGTGTTTGGTCATGATGAGGGGTGGGAATGAGATGACGGCAGAAATGACCCACACCACCGCGATCATGGACTTGATGCGCTTCGGCGTTCTCTTCAAGTTGTAGCTCACCGCCTTGGTGACGGACCAGTACCTATCCAAGCTGATGGCGCACAGGTGCACGATGGACGACGTGCAGAACAGAACGTCCAGAGCCAGGTAAAACGCGCACCAGGTGCTGCCGAAGAACCAGTATCCCATGATCTCATTGGCGAGTGAAAACGGGATCACTAGCGTGGCCACGAGGATGTCCGCGCACGCGAGCGACACGAGGAAGAGGTTCTGTGGCGCGCGGAGCGCGCGGCTGGTCAAAACCGCCACGATGACCAGAACGTTCCCAACAATGGTGACCAGGATAATGATGGAGACCACGAGGATGATTAACGCGGCGGTCGTCTCTGTGTACGGCCACGGGCTTGATGTGATGTTGACGCTGGCATCCTCCTCCGTTGCATTGGACTGAGTTACATCCATCCATGCTGAGTCCATCTTTCTGACAGTCAGGTTAGTGTTTCCAGTTAGGTGGTGTCACCGATGCACTGATACAGTGACACAAGAAAAACTTGAGCTGTCAGTGCGCTCCGCTGACGCGATCGTCTCATGCTTGCAAGGTAAAAGCTGTTCATCGTGCGCTCaaagacttttaaaaacctCTAACGCTTTCGTTTACGCGTAATAGAATTCCAGAGTAGTTGCGTGCGCACTGTCAGACGCGCTCCAGAGAGGCGCACGCAGCTCTCCACTCACGCGCTCCACACCGGACTGAGTGCTGAGATGTGTGAGCTCGAGCTGGAGCCAGTCACATGACGTCATGATGGAGTCCAACCCatacctacacacacacacacacacattaatatTCCCCTGGCTAAGTTTCACATAAGTGTAAATTCTACAATTGTAAATATCATTTAATGCATTTCTTAACGAATTTTAACCATTAgcttttttccctcttttttatgttgtttagttctgatattatttatttatttatttcggTTCAGTCTTCTCACCCCCTAGCTGTTGGTGCTGCTTTTTTCTGCACATATTGCTGTTCATTAGTGTattgtgtttatatttgttctttcattaataattaaataaataaactcacGCACATGCATagatgaagagagagagagaaacataaTGTTTGTCAAACTAGTTTCTCAGCATCAGTCAAAACCTCATCCTCGGCACTATTTTCTTAGATAGTCCCATgtgatttttatgtttgtttgagTTTTGATTTCTGGGTCATTTTATGAAACTGGTGCCATTTGTGTGTAAAAATAACTTAGCAATAAATAGCTGATGCAGCTTTTATAGACAACACAGCATCTAGTGATTTTGTttgattttcatgtttttccCTTTCTCCTTCATCATGATGAAGACATTTTTGCGCCGTCTCCTGGGTTTTTAAGTTTAGCAAATTCTGATAAAAGCAAAATATGTCTGTTTAGTTTATGTAATGTGTTGTTAAAAATACATTAGGTTGTAACTCAACACAGTTGgagttttattttacttttatttaagtaatgtagggactacaacaagattcttcccaggttggtgacatcacaaacccccaaaatttacataaaccccgcccccaagaacacacaacaaagggggcgtggccatgttgggctgctttagagaagaggaagagttgttgtagtcgagtgttgttgacatgccgtcattttacgctggactgcttcacaaacgagggtcaattcaacacaaaagatgaacatgacggcacatgctagtggatgagttgaatcaactccacagcaactacatcaatttatccagtaaccattcagaaacgtctaaaagttgtaacttcttcctgagtctctccatcagtgtcgactccggtttgaacaatgtaaggctgaacaccgttactgacaatcctcattttggctgcgtgagattctccagctttgttgttgttgagctgttaaagctccgccctcttctggagcagcagctcattttcatttaaagggacacacacaaaaacggcgtgtttttgctcacacccaaatagaggcaaatttgacaagctataataaatgatctgtgggggattttgagctgaaacttcacacacacattctggagacaccagagacttatctGTCTCCtttaaattacagaaatgtaCTTTAAAATGTACCTTATCAAACTATGCACCTGCTTCTATTCTAAATCTCAACACTGACTGGCCTTTAAAATCAGGCCACAGTTCTGCTGAGCTCAGACATTGTTTGACCTAAATAGGAAATAAAATTGTCCTGGTTATGAGCACAATGACAGTTTTGTATTAAATCTGAGTACTGAATATTTAAACAATTCCTAAGTGTTTTCAATGTACCATCATCTGCgcttcattttattttcacaatGCTTACATAAATGTGTTactcagtttttctttttcatttaaatattgatgCTCTCCTTGACATTATGCATAAATTACTCTTTTCAGAAATATCAAAATCCACGGCATGATCAGACAGAAACATTTGCATTTTAGATGGGTGAGTCTCACAAAACCTGTCAAGAGAAGAAAAAGACAATTAAGCCAATTTTTATACCATAAGGATGTTGTGACATGTTTTTCATAGTTAAGCACATTTACATAACCTCAAAAGTACAATGTTCAGACACATTATGGAAATCTGGAAGGAAATTGTGCTGAATTATCTTGAAAGTCACCAATTAATTTATCATTGATAttctattatagtttttgttaatattttgaattagattttattattaGAGTTTGTTTTCAACTGAATTTAGGTTAGgtttagtcattttgttgtgCATGTGTTTATTATAGActaattaatatatatgtgtttattatatatatatatatatatatatatatatatatatatatatatatatatatatatatatatatatatatatatatatatatatatatatatataatttcttttttttaattgggAACTGGACGTGTTCTTGTGAGATTCATCTAGATCATCATTCAGACACATCTATCTCTGATATCTCTCatcatatataatatttcaGAGTCTTTtctttaatttagatttttttctggCTTCTTTTCTGTGAAAAAATCTAATTATGCACTGCACCAGACGAGCcaatcagtgtgtgtgtggtctgaAGACTAATGAACCGGCAGCTGAGTGTCACGACCGAAATCAAGTGTGCCGCTCTTTTCAAAGCTGCTCAAAAGCTTCATCGCTGCCGAAGAGTCTTCTAGATCTCAGAGAACTCCTCTAAATTCCCCAGCTGTGTCTGTGGTGTCTAGACACTGACTTAAAAACACTTAGATGTAAGAGAAATACCATGTGCACATCCTCCTGGAACAAATGTGCGTCAGAGGACTTTATATGTGTGTGCTGTGAGACAGAGCGTGTCACGGAGGAGGATCTGTTCATGGCAGGGAACAACTGCCAACGCTGACATTATTTGGCAGGACTCGGCCAAAGAgcactgactgtgtgtgtgtgtgtgtgtgtccaacCAATTTCAGGgtgtgagagagagatgtgGCATCTTTCTTTCACTCAGCCAGGCAAACAGCGGGGTAGGTTTCCTGCTTCATGGTGTTGATCTGGTAAAACGCCATAAAGAGAATTTGAGCACAATGATGAGTAAGTGAGACTTAGATGACAAACAGAGACAAAATAAAGCTTAACTTTCTCCATATTTCATTGCTACCATCTGGGCTCTATCTttgcattttcttttgttttcattttcctGTCAATAGGTATGACTTATGTTGGTCTGTATTCAGACAACAACGATGTGAGTCACCGATTTGATCTGATAAGATAATAAAATGCAACTAAACATATTTTGTATTGTTAGGATAAAAAGCAAATAGGCTTTTAGGAACATTACGCATATTTTTTATGGTTGACATTAAAGTCTGTGCATCATCAGAATTAATGGTATTGCATTGGCATTAAATTACTTAATTTACTATAGGTAAGATTTTAGAATGGATGCAACAGCTGCCTTAAACAATGAGCTTTTTGGCTATGGAATAACATTAATAAAGCTCGTCTAACAGAGAGGATAGGAGAATGTGTCATTTTGACCCgaaaatgttaatgttatcaGTATGACATTGGACTAAAACTTAATGACTTTGCTCACACAcccaattttattttattttattttttgtactttAATTTGTGTACTTTTTTGCAAACCTTGttacacttgtggtgttcctgATCAAAAATGCCTAcgttcaaataaatacaaaacctgtcctaattgaaataaaataagttgtcAAAAAGActgaatccaatatttggtgataaAATAGATTTGCCGATTTACAAGCTATTTTAAAAGGTGTTACTGGGTTTTCAACACAGTAAAGGAGGTTAAATCAGGGGTAGTGCATCCTGGCTGACTCAAGTTGAtgccaaaaagaaaaacattaaaaaacattaaacatcttCACATCTACACACTGGTCGCTTTCACAGCCTCATTAGTTTATAATCACACACTCTTGCAAACTCTtctaacttaaaggtgccctagaaccagttttcacaagatgtaatataagtctaaggtgtcccctgaatgtgtctgtgaagtttcagttcaaaataccccatagatttttttttattaatttttttaactgcctatttcagggcatcattaactatgcaccgattcaggctgcttcccctttaaatcttgtgctccctgcccccgagctctcgactatattacaatgcatttacaaagttcacacagctaatataaccctcaaatggatctttacaagatgttcgtcatgcatactgcatgcatcggatcatgtgagtaaagtatttatttggatgtttacatttgattctgaatgagtttgatagtgctttgtggctaaagctaacattacacactgttggagagatttataaagaatgaagttgtgtttatgaattatacagactgcaagtgtttaaaaatgaaaataacgacatgactcttgtctccgtgaatacagtaagaaattatggtaactttaaccacatttaacagtacattagcaaaatgctaacgaaacatttagaaagacaatttacaaatatcactaaaaatatcatgatatcatggatcatgtcagttattattgctccatctgccatttttcgctattgttcttgcttgcttacctagtctgatgattcagctgtgcacagatccagacgttaatactggctgcccttgtgtaatgccttgaacatgagctggcatatgcaaatattggggtcatacatattaatgatcccgactgttacgtaacagtcggtgttatgttgagattcgcctgttcttctgaggtctttaaaacaaatgagatttacataagaaggaggaaacaatggggtttgaaactcactgtatgtcatttccatgtactgaactcttgttattcaactatgccaaggtcaattcaatttttgattctagggcacctttaaactttcagggaaaatgttttttaaataaagattgaCTTCTAGACTTCTTCTGTAGGCTATACGTACTACTTCACAAACTTCAACAAACTTATGTTTTTTAGATAACTATTGCAAGCATGCAATTGCAGGGCTTATCATTAAAATGGCCAACCCACCAAATGTGGATgtatttcagcagtggcgtgtaacGCAGTCAATCCTATAGCAGgttgatttttatatataatacagtctatacatttttttaaatagtcttttaaaaaggcatctgacataataataaactaagtgcaatttagtgttaaaatatacattttttgatACATATGGATACTGAAATAacgcttccaatactcattttccgcAGAATAGACACACAACACCatctgctctttctctctctcatctctctgacAGCGAGTTACACACGAACCGCCTCGTTTCATCTGCTCAATGAAATCTGGGATTGCATGTATTGCGCATAATTCTTCTCATTCccgcagattttgtgctcatgCCCAAGGTGCAccacataaagccgcctctcagtactaaattgagttcttttatcgctgcttattgcgcttaaacagtcaaatacacacaaaataatgtcaaaatgccggtcttggcgagtattcatgtaaacacagtcagttatgtttgaaGTGAACGTAAaaagttgagaaagaaaacacatgtgtatcagtataatggatccgtgggtcagctcttaaagtgacagcagcctaataaacctgctgacaaattatgagataatattaaaaatatctatatggtagttttccccatggtatcaatgtcaaaaCTGGGGCCAGTGAAAaagctgagtggctagtaattTAGGAAAACCACTAGACACAGTGACTGCTAAGCAAAAAGTTCATGTAAAGCCCTGTACAATTCatatttctttaataaaaaaaacaaagcatatACATTACATTCTGCTTCGTGATGGCCGGTGGAGGTTGCACCTTAAACAGTATGCAATTACATATCCCTTTCCTCTTACATTGAATGGattattttagttttgtaaGTGCAAATTAACAAGTTTTGAAGATCTGCGTCTAATCGTGTTGAGATAAAGATAATAGTGGCTCGTCTATTGCAAACGGGGTCACTTGTTGTgagcatttgttttttctaaCAT includes the following:
- the adra2da gene encoding alpha-2Da adrenergic receptor, with amino-acid sequence MDSAWMDVTQSNATEEDASVNITSSPWPYTETTAALIILVVSIIILVTIVGNVLVIVAVLTSRALRAPQNLFLVSLACADILVATLVIPFSLANEIMGYWFFGSTWCAFYLALDVLFCTSSIVHLCAISLDRYWSVTKAVSYNLKRTPKRIKSMIAVVWVISAVISFPPLIMTKHNENVCLINDETWYILSSCVVSFFAPGFIMITVYCKIYRVAKQRSSTVFVAKNGLERQPSQSETCFVRKTKFEKESPSSNSSESNQGQEELDDIDLEESATSDSKPKSSRFSKRRRVDGARCCPQQRTCRISWVSHQEQSSKQLAVVSKTKVAQMREKRFTFVLAVVMGVFVLCWFPFFFTYSLQAICRESCMPPEALFKLFFWIGYCNSSVNPIIYTIFNRDFRKSFKKIVCSTTRRA